In the Alkaliphilus oremlandii OhILAs genome, one interval contains:
- a CDS encoding TetR/AcrR family transcriptional regulator: MAKQYTKEMIQEKFIEMLNERPLNKITVKDIAEICEINRNTFYYYYTDVYALLSEIFQTELQTVIDEYSDTLSWEESFIVAAKFALENKRAIYHVYNSMRREDVVNYIYNVSGNVMSRYVERVSDGILASSEDKRLIVSFYQCALTEMVVRWIASGMKEHPDTIIRRVGELFDGNIELSLKRSEKLNKN; the protein is encoded by the coding sequence TTGGCAAAGCAATACACAAAAGAGATGATTCAAGAAAAATTTATAGAGATGCTAAATGAGCGTCCGCTTAATAAAATTACGGTGAAGGATATTGCTGAAATATGTGAAATCAATAGAAATACATTCTATTATTACTATACAGACGTATATGCACTTTTATCAGAGATCTTTCAGACAGAACTTCAGACAGTGATCGATGAATACAGTGATACCCTTTCTTGGGAAGAAAGCTTTATAGTAGCTGCCAAGTTTGCTCTGGAAAATAAAAGAGCGATTTATCACGTATATAATTCTATGAGAAGAGAGGATGTCGTAAATTACATATATAATGTATCCGGCAATGTAATGAGCAGATATGTTGAGAGGGTAAGTGATGGAATTTTAGCATCCTCTGAAGATAAACGACTGATAGTTTCTTTTTACCAATGTGCCTTGACTGAAATGGTAGTCCGGTGGATTGCCTCTGGAATGAAGGAACATCCGGATACTATCATTAGAAGAGTAGGGGAGCTCTTTGATGGAAACATTGAATTATCCCTTAAAAGAAGTGAGAAACTGAATAAAAATTAG
- a CDS encoding oleate hydratase: MKLKTFDNRLKLTNGTYHSLVNARKPKGIEDKKAYLIGTGIGALAAGCFLIRDAHMAGEKITFLEQLDIPGGSLDGAVRQNAGYVARGGREMGHYFEVLWNLFSSLPSTEDPSMTVLDYFYYTNYDDPNSSNCRITKNRGERYDNGKFNLGQELAMELATFVMMSDESLENKTIEDIFSEELLNSDFWTYWRTMFAFENWHSALEMKLYMNRFIHHVGGLPDLSALQFSRHDQYTSFVKPMVKYLEDHGAKFEYGITVDNVEFSITEEKKVAKKIVARDKAGNDVSINLTENDLVFITNGSMTEGSGYGDDNTPAPFNKEAGGCWTLWRNIAEQSDEFGRPDKFCTDPEKSNWESCTVTCHDERVPEYIEKITKRSPYGGRTVTGGIVTALDSSWLMSWTINRQEQYYGQPEKDVVVWVYGLFSDTPGDYIKKPMRDCTGKEITKEWLYHIGVPVEEIEELAKSCTAVPVMMPFITSQFMPRESGDRPYVVPKNAVNFAFLGQFAETLDDPGRDTVFTIEYSGRTAMEAVYVLTGVEKGVPEVYASRYDIRYLLNAGKCLLDGEKPEINISPMMKQMILQKAAGTEIEILLKEYGII; encoded by the coding sequence ATGAAATTAAAAACATTTGATAATAGACTTAAGCTTACAAATGGAACTTATCATTCTTTAGTAAATGCAAGAAAACCAAAGGGAATAGAAGATAAAAAAGCTTATTTAATTGGTACAGGAATTGGTGCTTTGGCTGCGGGCTGCTTCTTAATACGTGATGCCCATATGGCTGGAGAAAAGATTACATTTTTAGAACAATTAGATATTCCAGGTGGATCTTTAGATGGGGCAGTTCGCCAAAATGCAGGTTATGTAGCACGTGGTGGACGTGAAATGGGACATTATTTTGAAGTGTTATGGAATTTGTTCAGTTCATTACCCTCTACAGAAGATCCTAGTATGACTGTATTGGATTATTTCTACTATACAAATTATGATGATCCAAACTCTAGCAATTGCCGTATTACTAAAAACCGTGGTGAACGCTATGACAATGGGAAATTTAATTTAGGCCAAGAGTTGGCAATGGAGTTAGCCACCTTTGTAATGATGTCAGATGAGAGTCTGGAAAATAAAACGATAGAAGATATATTCTCTGAAGAACTTTTAAATAGTGATTTCTGGACATATTGGAGAACAATGTTTGCTTTTGAAAACTGGCACAGTGCCTTAGAGATGAAACTATATATGAATCGTTTTATCCATCATGTTGGAGGACTGCCAGACCTTTCAGCTTTACAGTTTTCCCGTCATGACCAATATACTTCCTTTGTAAAGCCAATGGTTAAATATTTAGAAGACCATGGTGCTAAGTTTGAATATGGGATTACCGTTGATAATGTTGAATTTTCAATTACAGAAGAGAAAAAAGTTGCTAAGAAAATCGTTGCAAGAGATAAAGCGGGGAATGATGTTTCCATTAATCTAACAGAAAATGATCTGGTATTTATAACAAATGGCTCTATGACTGAAGGCTCTGGATATGGGGATGACAATACGCCAGCTCCGTTTAACAAAGAGGCAGGTGGATGCTGGACACTATGGAGAAATATAGCTGAGCAATCAGATGAATTTGGAAGGCCAGATAAATTTTGCACAGATCCAGAAAAGTCCAATTGGGAATCTTGTACAGTAACTTGTCATGATGAACGTGTTCCTGAGTATATTGAAAAAATTACAAAGCGTTCACCATATGGTGGACGTACTGTAACAGGGGGGATCGTTACAGCCTTAGACTCTTCATGGTTAATGAGCTGGACAATAAATCGTCAAGAACAATATTATGGACAGCCTGAAAAAGATGTTGTTGTTTGGGTCTATGGATTATTCTCAGACACTCCAGGAGACTATATTAAAAAGCCGATGAGAGATTGTACTGGTAAGGAAATCACAAAAGAATGGCTATATCATATAGGCGTACCTGTAGAGGAAATAGAAGAACTAGCTAAAAGCTGTACTGCAGTTCCTGTTATGATGCCATTTATCACATCTCAATTTATGCCACGTGAATCTGGAGACAGGCCATATGTTGTACCAAAGAATGCAGTAAACTTTGCTTTCTTGGGACAATTTGCTGAAACCTTAGATGATCCTGGACGTGATACTGTATTTACTATTGAATATTCTGGACGTACAGCTATGGAAGCAGTATATGTTTTAACTGGGGTTGAAAAAGGGGTTCCTGAAGTTTATGCTTCAAGATATGATATACGTTATTTATTAAATGCTGGTAAATGCTTATTAGACGGTGAAAAACCAGAAATCAATATATCACCAATGATGAAGCAGATGATATTACAAAAAGCAGCAGGAACAGAAATTGAAATATTATTGAAGGAATATGGAATTATTTAA